A single genomic interval of Mucilaginibacter robiniae harbors:
- a CDS encoding SDR family oxidoreductase, with the protein MMNKKIIFITGATGGMGKATAIALAKMSHTVVIHGRDDGKAKEAVNEIKSASGNPNIDYVTGDLYMMSDIKTIAQKLKAKYDHLDVLINNAGGIMDKKREVTQDGFEKTLALNVLAPFLLTRLLIGHLKKSEQGRIVSVSSDAHSLGAKPDFDDIEMTRRYDPMTAYGNAKLYVIWLSQLLAAELAKCQSNVTTNTLHPGAVKTSFGSGSNLGWFYNIFSKLARPFLKTPEQGAKTAIYLASAPEVSGVTGMYYVNKKVSKTSAKYYSPVNMTRVWEYCYLSTKKWVDAE; encoded by the coding sequence ATGATGAACAAAAAAATAATTTTTATTACCGGTGCTACCGGTGGAATGGGTAAGGCAACAGCTATCGCGCTAGCCAAAATGAGCCATACAGTTGTTATCCATGGCAGAGATGATGGGAAGGCAAAGGAAGCAGTCAATGAGATAAAGTCTGCTTCAGGCAATCCGAATATAGATTATGTCACGGGAGACCTTTATATGATGAGCGATATCAAGACTATTGCTCAAAAATTAAAAGCAAAATATGATCATCTTGACGTACTGATCAATAACGCCGGTGGCATAATGGACAAAAAAAGGGAAGTTACCCAGGATGGCTTTGAGAAGACGCTGGCCCTGAATGTACTGGCACCGTTCCTTTTAACAAGGTTGTTGATTGGGCATCTGAAGAAAAGTGAACAGGGAAGGATCGTGAGCGTTTCCTCTGATGCCCATAGCCTGGGTGCTAAACCAGATTTCGATGATATTGAAATGACAAGGAGATATGATCCCATGACCGCGTACGGAAATGCTAAGCTTTACGTGATCTGGCTCAGTCAACTACTTGCCGCTGAACTGGCTAAGTGCCAATCCAATGTCACTACAAACACGTTGCATCCCGGAGCCGTGAAAACGAGTTTTGGTAGCGGAAGCAACCTCGGCTGGTTCTATAATATTTTTTCCAAACTAGCCAGACCATTCCTGAAGACGCCGGAACAAGGTGCCAAAACCGCCATCTATTTAGCCTCAGCGCCTGAAGTATCAGGAGTTACAGGCATGTACTATGTGAATAAGAAAGTCTCGAAAACATCAGCTAAGTATTACAGTCCTGTTAACATGACACGAGTTTGGGAGTACTGCTATCTCAGCACGAAAAAATGGGTTGATGCGGAATAA
- a CDS encoding winged helix-turn-helix transcriptional regulator, which translates to MIISDGQEIKCDAITLRAIRDAMETLSGNWKLQILLALGSGPKRFRQIAKEISGISDKMLSKELKALETNLLVTRVVYDTFPPTVEYRKTNYTDSLYEVMLALRNWGLLHRKTIGEK; encoded by the coding sequence ATGATAATTAGCGATGGACAGGAGATCAAATGTGACGCGATAACGCTGAGAGCGATCAGAGATGCGATGGAAACCCTCAGCGGTAACTGGAAATTGCAGATTTTGCTGGCTTTGGGTTCAGGGCCGAAACGTTTCCGGCAAATCGCCAAAGAAATAAGCGGCATTAGCGATAAAATGCTGTCAAAAGAGTTAAAAGCGCTGGAAACCAATTTACTGGTTACAAGAGTTGTGTACGACACCTTTCCGCCTACGGTGGAGTACCGAAAGACAAATTACACAGATTCCCTATACGAAGTAATGCTGGCTTTACGCAACTGGGGTTTACTGCACCGGAAAACGATCGGTGAAAAATAG
- a CDS encoding Crp/Fnr family transcriptional regulator: MQDIFKAYLKRHTDFNQDELAMIESATRLKKLRRHQYLLQEGEIAHHHCFVTKGILRAYSVDEKGNEYILRFANENGWISDCESLYRGTPSKLNIDAIEDSEVLLFENAGKDMLIEKLPAFAKMVNIMKNESSVTFQNRVHESITSTSRQKYESFVKRYPDLALRVPQAMIASYLGIQPETLSRLRHAR; this comes from the coding sequence ATGCAGGATATTTTCAAAGCTTACCTTAAACGCCATACTGACTTCAATCAGGATGAACTCGCCATGATTGAATCTGCCACTCGCCTCAAGAAGCTGAGACGGCATCAGTATTTATTACAGGAGGGGGAGATCGCCCATCATCACTGCTTTGTTACCAAAGGCATACTGCGTGCCTATTCGGTGGATGAAAAGGGAAATGAATACATCCTCCGTTTTGCTAATGAGAACGGGTGGATCAGTGATTGTGAAAGCTTATACAGGGGCACACCCAGTAAACTTAACATCGATGCCATTGAAGACTCGGAAGTATTGCTGTTTGAGAACGCCGGTAAAGATATGCTGATCGAAAAGCTACCTGCCTTTGCCAAAATGGTCAACATCATGAAAAATGAAAGTTCTGTCACCTTTCAAAACCGGGTTCATGAATCCATAACTAGCACTTCCAGGCAGAAATACGAAAGCTTTGTGAAGCGTTATCCCGATCTTGCCCTTCGGGTACCACAGGCCATGATTGCTTCTTACCTGGGTATCCAACCGGAAACCCTAAGCCGCCTGCGTCACGCACGTTAA
- a CDS encoding NADP-dependent oxidoreductase encodes MLGEVIVRVYAVGINPPDWYFREGLKMLPPQWRPQISLPAIPGTDVSGVVEAVAEDVQAFSVGDEVYGMVRFPSFGESRAYAEFVAGPATDFALKPAGIDHVHAAGAPMAALTAWQFLIEQGHDVPNPIQPHRHIPVPLNGKKVLINGAAGGVGHFALQLAKWKGAYVIAAASGKHEALLRELGADEFMDYTKTAAEDVVRDVDLVIDSIGGPATSRFLRTLKRGGALFPIFGLGAVGGDEAETLGVTLSTTQVRSNGLQLAELGRLFDSGTICTVIDSTFSLEDAWKAHERASRGHIQGKIVLTVA; translated from the coding sequence ATGCTCGGTGAGGTAATTGTTCGCGTATATGCAGTAGGCATCAATCCTCCCGACTGGTATTTTCGTGAGGGGTTGAAAATGCTGCCACCACAGTGGAGGCCACAGATTTCCCTGCCGGCCATTCCCGGAACCGATGTGTCCGGCGTAGTTGAGGCGGTTGCTGAAGATGTACAGGCATTTTCTGTAGGCGATGAGGTGTATGGCATGGTTCGCTTTCCAAGCTTTGGCGAAAGCCGCGCCTATGCTGAATTTGTAGCTGGCCCGGCTACGGACTTTGCACTTAAACCTGCGGGCATTGACCACGTACATGCCGCCGGGGCACCAATGGCCGCTCTTACTGCATGGCAGTTTTTGATTGAACAAGGGCACGATGTGCCAAACCCGATACAACCACACCGGCATATACCAGTACCTTTAAATGGTAAAAAAGTACTAATTAACGGCGCGGCAGGTGGTGTGGGACATTTTGCACTGCAACTTGCCAAGTGGAAAGGAGCCTACGTCATTGCGGCGGCATCCGGCAAACACGAGGCGTTGTTAAGGGAACTCGGCGCAGACGAATTTATGGATTATACCAAAACTGCTGCCGAAGATGTTGTGCGTGACGTTGATCTTGTAATTGACTCCATTGGCGGTCCGGCTACCAGTCGTTTCCTGCGCACGCTCAAACGCGGGGGCGCACTTTTCCCGATCTTTGGATTAGGAGCCGTAGGCGGTGACGAAGCCGAGACGCTTGGCGTAACCCTTTCGACAACACAGGTTCGCTCCAATGGCCTGCAACTTGCAGAACTTGGACGTTTGTTTGATTCTGGTACAATTTGTACGGTTATTGACAGTACGTTTTCGCTGGAAGATGCCTGGAAGGCACATGAACGAGCTTCAAGAGGTCACATTCAAGGTAAGATTGTCCTTACGGTTGCCTAG
- a CDS encoding nitroreductase family protein, whose protein sequence is MASERNIPEEALADFKVALVAGLLSRSDEENAAWALRQAYIAFGTTLITAAKLKIDTTSMEGSDAAKFDALLGLKLKSFKSVVALSLGYRDAESDVFSTFKKVRLPLADFATFIE, encoded by the coding sequence ATGGCTAGTGAACGCAACATACCGGAAGAAGCGTTAGCAGATTTCAAGGTAGCCTTAGTCGCCGGCCTTCTTTCGCGGTCTGATGAAGAAAATGCCGCTTGGGCGTTAAGACAAGCCTACATTGCCTTTGGAACTACGTTGATCACTGCGGCGAAATTAAAAATAGACACGACATCTATGGAGGGGTCTGACGCTGCAAAATTCGATGCTCTCCTCGGGCTTAAACTAAAAAGCTTCAAATCAGTCGTCGCCTTATCATTAGGGTACCGTGATGCCGAAAGTGACGTATTTTCCACTTTCAAAAAAGTTAGGCTCCCGCTTGCTGATTTCGCAACGTTCATCGAATAA
- a CDS encoding bifunctional helix-turn-helix transcriptional regulator/GNAT family N-acetyltransferase: MQSRKYYICVTDYVIINNDFFKSIGIKALGSRLRMLTEKITYDAAGIYKLYGIEIQPKWFTVFYALSRSEGKTITGIAAEIGHSHPSVSKIVSEMIKAGLVLEKKDAADGRRNIVSLSEKGIGYTEKIQDQYTDVENAIEAVNSQATHNLWKAIEEWEFLLEQKSLLRRVTEEKKRLESADVQIVEYQPQYAAIFKSLNEEWISAYFKMEEADYKSLNDPEGYILEKGGHIFVALDKDKPVGVCALIKMKSDEYDFELAKMAVSPLAQGRSIGWLLGQSALDCASKQGAKKIYLESNTILKPAINLYHKLGFQKVAGHATPYERCNIQMACDISKRDK, from the coding sequence ATGCAATCCCGAAAATATTATATTTGCGTAACTGATTACGTAATTATAAATAACGATTTTTTTAAATCAATTGGGATAAAAGCTTTAGGAAGCAGACTAAGAATGCTGACTGAAAAGATTACTTATGATGCTGCGGGTATTTATAAGTTGTACGGCATTGAAATTCAGCCAAAGTGGTTTACTGTATTTTATGCACTGTCTCGAAGTGAAGGAAAAACGATAACTGGAATCGCTGCTGAAATTGGACATTCTCATCCTTCGGTGAGTAAAATAGTAAGCGAGATGATCAAAGCAGGGCTTGTTCTGGAAAAAAAAGATGCTGCTGACGGGAGGCGAAACATCGTAAGCCTCTCTGAAAAAGGAATTGGCTATACAGAAAAAATCCAGGATCAATATACTGATGTTGAGAATGCCATTGAAGCGGTTAACTCGCAGGCAACACATAACTTATGGAAGGCTATAGAAGAATGGGAATTCTTGCTTGAACAGAAATCTTTGCTACGTAGGGTAACTGAAGAAAAGAAACGCCTGGAAAGCGCGGATGTACAAATTGTAGAGTACCAACCGCAGTATGCGGCAATATTTAAGTCATTGAATGAAGAATGGATTTCCGCTTATTTTAAGATGGAGGAAGCAGATTATAAGTCTTTAAACGATCCCGAAGGATATATTTTGGAAAAAGGAGGGCATATTTTTGTCGCCCTTGACAAAGACAAACCAGTGGGTGTTTGCGCGCTGATTAAAATGAAAAGTGACGAATATGATTTTGAGCTTGCTAAAATGGCCGTTTCTCCTCTTGCTCAAGGCAGAAGCATAGGCTGGTTGCTCGGCCAATCGGCACTCGATTGCGCAAGTAAGCAAGGTGCAAAAAAAATATATCTGGAAAGTAACACGATACTGAAACCGGCTATTAACCTCTACCATAAACTTGGATTTCAAAAAGTCGCAGGTCATGCTACCCCGTATGAGAGGTGCAACATTCAGATGGCTTGTGATATTAGCAAAAGGGATAAATGA
- a CDS encoding DUF2000 domain-containing protein produces MYENKIAIVIVSGLAQWQKLNVTAFLASSVAIAFPETHGAPLVSASGTQYLPFLKHPVLIYAAETDEQIKRAFNRASERGLHIGVYTRGLFATKNEEGNLTEVAKNADVELDLVGIIVYGENKKVDKAIDKLKFHS; encoded by the coding sequence ATGTACGAAAATAAAATAGCCATTGTCATTGTTAGTGGCCTGGCTCAATGGCAGAAATTAAATGTCACCGCTTTTCTGGCAAGTTCAGTCGCGATTGCATTTCCCGAAACACATGGTGCGCCGCTCGTTAGTGCATCGGGCACACAATACCTGCCCTTTCTCAAGCATCCTGTATTGATTTACGCAGCTGAGACTGATGAGCAAATAAAAAGGGCGTTCAACCGGGCTAGTGAACGTGGGCTGCATATTGGCGTTTATACCAGGGGGCTATTTGCAACGAAAAACGAGGAAGGTAATTTGACGGAAGTTGCTAAAAACGCAGATGTTGAATTGGATTTGGTAGGGATTATTGTATACGGGGAGAATAAAAAGGTTGATAAAGCGATCGATAAACTCAAATTCCATTCTTAA
- a CDS encoding Lrp/AsnC family transcriptional regulator produces the protein MNIDKTDTEILKLLQNDVSLTNKEISHRLHKSVAAIHERIRRLHEQGYIKKTVALLDRKKINRSLIAYLHVLLHDHTAATLHAFEQRVVQFPEVMECYQMTGTFDFLLRIATSDMDAYQDFYRNKMANLPNITTIQSFFVLSEIKSDTAYPL, from the coding sequence ATGAATATAGACAAGACCGATACTGAGATCCTGAAGTTATTGCAAAATGATGTTTCGTTAACCAATAAGGAGATTTCTCACCGGCTGCACAAATCCGTTGCTGCCATTCATGAGCGTATCCGCAGGCTGCATGAGCAGGGCTATATCAAGAAGACCGTAGCGTTGCTGGACAGAAAGAAAATTAACCGGAGCCTGATTGCCTACCTGCATGTTTTACTGCATGACCATACGGCGGCCACGCTCCATGCCTTTGAACAGCGGGTGGTTCAGTTTCCCGAAGTCATGGAGTGTTACCAGATGACCGGTACCTTCGACTTTTTGCTGCGGATTGCTACTTCCGATATGGACGCCTACCAGGATTTCTACCGGAACAAAATGGCGAACCTGCCTAACATCACTACCATACAAAGTTTCTTTGTACTGTCTGAAATCAAAAGCGACACCGCTTATCCGTTGTAA
- a CDS encoding PLP-dependent cysteine synthase family protein, which produces MLESPYEQQFTELWHLVGNTPMLELRYEYQGKPGRIFVKCEHYNLTGSIKDRMALYIMHKAYQTGQIQPQDVIVEATSGNTGIAFAAIGKSLGHQVKIIMPNWLSKERLDIIRSLGAEVVLISKEEGGFLSSIALSERMAEAGGVFLPRQFENIYNAEAHERTTGKEIWRQLASSGLMPDAFVAGVGTGGTVMGVGSYLRMMKPDVKIHPLEPAESPTLTTGHKVGTHRIQGISDEFIPAIVKLDELDKVVQASDGDAILMAQNLSRELGLAVGISSGANVIGAIRLQQQFGPEAVVVTLLCDSNKKYLSTDLMKEEPLKAGYCAPEVRFTGFHPISRLAKPIFN; this is translated from the coding sequence ATGTTGGAATCACCGTACGAACAGCAGTTTACTGAGTTGTGGCATCTGGTAGGCAATACGCCCATGCTGGAGCTGCGTTATGAATACCAGGGTAAACCGGGACGCATTTTTGTCAAGTGCGAACACTATAACCTGACCGGCAGCATAAAAGACCGGATGGCTCTGTACATTATGCACAAGGCTTATCAAACCGGGCAGATACAGCCTCAGGATGTGATCGTAGAGGCAACCAGTGGCAATACAGGTATTGCGTTTGCCGCCATTGGCAAGTCATTAGGTCATCAGGTCAAAATCATTATGCCCAATTGGCTCAGTAAAGAGCGGCTGGATATTATCCGCAGTCTGGGTGCAGAGGTCGTTCTGATTAGTAAGGAAGAGGGTGGTTTTCTAAGTAGCATTGCCTTGTCGGAGCGTATGGCGGAAGCCGGAGGCGTTTTTCTGCCGCGACAGTTCGAGAATATTTACAATGCTGAAGCGCATGAGCGCACGACAGGTAAAGAGATCTGGCGGCAACTGGCTTCATCAGGTTTGATGCCCGATGCCTTTGTGGCGGGTGTAGGAACCGGTGGTACGGTCATGGGCGTGGGCAGTTATCTGCGCATGATGAAACCCGACGTCAAAATTCATCCGCTCGAACCCGCCGAATCACCAACGCTGACCACGGGTCATAAAGTGGGTACGCACCGTATCCAAGGTATTTCGGACGAGTTTATTCCCGCTATTGTTAAGCTGGATGAACTGGATAAAGTGGTACAAGCCTCAGATGGCGACGCTATCCTGATGGCGCAAAATCTGTCGCGGGAGCTGGGTCTCGCTGTTGGTATCTCCTCCGGGGCTAACGTGATTGGCGCTATCCGGCTCCAGCAGCAATTTGGCCCGGAAGCGGTGGTGGTTACGCTGCTGTGCGACAGCAACAAGAAATACCTGAGCACCGACCTAATGAAAGAAGAACCCCTTAAAGCCGGGTACTGTGCGCCGGAGGTCAGGTTTACGGGTTTTCATCCCATCAGCCGTTTAGCTAAACCGATATTCAACTAA
- a CDS encoding protein-disulfide reductase DsbD domain-containing protein, translated as MIRLLLFFLIFLNVSRAGAQILTPVHWSYAAKRLSSTEAVVFMRATIDEGWHVYSQNVKNGGPVKTAFTFAPSGAYTLVGKTMEPTPITRMEKAFGMDVSFFEKSVTFQQKIKLKGSGTVTVKGSLEYMTCNDQKCLPPEDLEFSIPIK; from the coding sequence ATGATCCGTTTACTTTTATTCTTCCTGATTTTTCTAAATGTAAGCCGGGCAGGCGCACAGATTCTGACACCTGTGCACTGGAGCTATGCGGCGAAACGGCTCAGCTCTACTGAAGCTGTAGTGTTCATGCGGGCGACTATAGACGAGGGCTGGCATGTATACTCACAAAACGTCAAAAATGGTGGTCCGGTCAAAACCGCCTTCACCTTTGCACCATCCGGTGCTTACACGTTGGTGGGTAAAACTATGGAACCCACGCCTATCACCCGCATGGAGAAAGCCTTTGGGATGGATGTGAGCTTCTTTGAAAAGTCGGTTACCTTTCAGCAGAAAATCAAACTTAAGGGCAGCGGTACTGTAACGGTGAAAGGCAGCCTGGAATACATGACCTGTAACGACCAAAAGTGTTTACCTCCTGAAGATCTGGAATTTAGCATCCCGATTAAATAA
- a CDS encoding protein-disulfide reductase DsbD family protein: MAALAAAGSCFPGQAQDTLSTQGFEFTPAPATQAVVKAKPVKLTQRKVAKQIDHQQKRQTLWAIFIAGLLGGFAAVLMPCIFPMLPMTVSYFTKGADKGSGVDKAVLYGISIIVIYVVLGLLITVIFGADALNSLSTSGVFNFCFFLLLVAFAASFLGAFEITLPSSWVNRMDAQSDKGGLLGIFFMAATLSLVSFSCTGPIIGTLLVQAATSGALLGPAVGMFGFALALALPFALFALFPGWMSALPRSGGWLNSVKVVLGFLELALSFKFLSNVDLAYHWHWLDREVFLVLWIVIFALMGFYLLGKLTLSHDSTLPFVSVPRLFLAIAVLSFTLYMVPGLWGAPLKSISAFLPPMATQDFDLSSGLNTTGSREAMEDSGPHKYAALFDKPKGFNPFFDYAEGLAYAKKVHKPVMLDFTGHACVNCRKMEASVWSDPQVAKRINEDYVLVQLYVDDKTDLPEAEQTSTPEGRKLKTIGNRYSYLQTSRFGANSQPFYVLLDPDSQQPLVEPQGAIFDVQQYGAYLDSGLTVYKQH, from the coding sequence ATGGCAGCGTTGGCAGCGGCAGGTTCATGTTTTCCTGGCCAAGCTCAAGACACGCTCTCTACCCAAGGTTTTGAATTTACACCTGCTCCGGCAACGCAGGCTGTTGTCAAAGCAAAACCTGTTAAGCTGACTCAAAGAAAAGTAGCTAAGCAAATCGATCACCAGCAAAAAAGGCAAACGCTATGGGCAATTTTCATCGCAGGCCTGTTAGGCGGCTTTGCTGCGGTACTGATGCCTTGTATCTTTCCGATGCTGCCCATGACGGTCAGCTACTTTACCAAGGGCGCTGATAAGGGCAGCGGCGTGGATAAAGCTGTACTCTACGGTATCAGCATCATCGTTATCTATGTGGTGCTGGGACTCTTGATTACCGTCATCTTTGGCGCTGATGCATTAAACAGCCTCTCTACAAGTGGCGTATTTAACTTCTGTTTCTTTCTGCTGCTGGTGGCGTTTGCCGCATCTTTCCTGGGCGCTTTCGAAATTACGCTGCCAAGCTCATGGGTGAACCGAATGGACGCCCAATCGGATAAAGGCGGCTTGCTGGGTATTTTCTTTATGGCAGCTACCTTGTCGCTGGTATCTTTCAGTTGTACTGGACCTATCATCGGTACGCTGCTAGTACAGGCAGCCACTTCAGGCGCGCTGCTAGGACCCGCCGTGGGCATGTTTGGCTTTGCGCTTGCTCTGGCTTTGCCTTTTGCCTTGTTCGCCCTGTTTCCGGGCTGGATGAGTGCGCTTCCCCGTTCGGGCGGGTGGCTCAACAGCGTAAAGGTGGTGCTGGGCTTCTTGGAGTTAGCCCTGTCTTTCAAGTTTCTGTCCAACGTGGATCTGGCTTATCACTGGCACTGGCTGGACCGGGAGGTTTTCCTGGTGCTCTGGATCGTTATTTTCGCACTGATGGGCTTTTATTTGCTGGGTAAGCTTACCCTTAGCCACGACAGCACACTGCCGTTTGTTTCGGTGCCCCGCTTGTTTCTGGCCATTGCGGTATTATCGTTTACGCTGTATATGGTGCCAGGGCTTTGGGGGGCGCCGCTGAAGTCCATCTCTGCCTTTCTGCCGCCGATGGCAACGCAGGACTTTGATTTGTCGTCAGGTTTGAATACTACAGGAAGCAGGGAGGCGATGGAGGATTCCGGCCCGCACAAGTATGCAGCATTGTTTGACAAACCCAAAGGTTTTAACCCTTTCTTTGATTATGCAGAAGGATTAGCTTACGCTAAAAAAGTGCACAAACCGGTGATGCTCGATTTTACCGGCCATGCCTGCGTAAACTGCCGCAAGATGGAAGCCAGCGTATGGTCTGACCCGCAGGTGGCTAAACGGATCAATGAAGATTATGTACTTGTTCAGCTGTATGTGGATGACAAGACAGATTTGCCTGAGGCCGAACAAACCAGTACACCTGAAGGCCGGAAACTCAAAACGATTGGTAACCGGTACAGCTACCTGCAAACCAGCAGGTTTGGCGCCAACTCGCAACCCTTCTACGTACTGCTCGACCCGGATTCGCAGCAGCCCCTGGTAGAGCCGCAGGGCGCCATCTTTGACGTGCAGCAGTACGGAGCTTACCTGGATAGCGGATTAACCGTCTATAAACAACATTAA
- a CDS encoding redoxin domain-containing protein produces MNKTFKHHSLLLLSGLVLSASVTQAQTPVNNARQELDKLLLTKQPADSAQVDRQLSKLAASNQEAEMMLAAQYYYRLKNTGKSDSLVKLALEKFPNGVQARAKAEQGVYDAKTGAEKEILYRQWIKKFPPESFPTAQIDDRLVYDYARSAIASRYAEEKNVAKADAFANMLEVDFWKGNAYAGLTQAFLKNGDLVHAEIYAKKAMDSAGSYLDGQKGDSNAAKFAASGYPGLTTTYANILFDEKKYNEALKYSEMAYQKSTSLNPQLNYRYAQILEKLGHNQEAYDKLEQIVKAGKATPEMAALFKTVYVKVKGSDAGFNEYAADLHKSFIAGLKTRLTREMLNEKAATFTLTDLNGKEVSLQDYKGKIVVLDFWATWCGPCKASFPAMQMAANKYKNDPNVQFLFIHTWERSATAKQDASAYIKSMNYKFEVLMDLKDPATKENKVVSSYKVVGIPAKFVVDAEGNIRFKLTGFDGSNEAAVEELSMMIEMARKSKA; encoded by the coding sequence ATGAATAAAACATTCAAACACCATAGCCTGCTGCTCTTGTCGGGCTTAGTACTGAGCGCATCCGTCACCCAAGCGCAAACTCCGGTAAACAATGCCAGACAAGAGCTGGACAAATTACTGCTGACCAAACAACCAGCAGACAGCGCACAGGTTGACCGGCAATTAAGTAAACTGGCCGCCAGCAACCAGGAAGCGGAGATGATGCTGGCTGCTCAGTATTATTACCGGCTGAAAAACACAGGGAAATCAGATTCATTAGTCAAACTGGCCCTTGAAAAGTTTCCGAACGGTGTGCAAGCGCGGGCTAAAGCCGAACAAGGAGTTTACGATGCGAAAACAGGTGCGGAAAAAGAGATCTTGTACCGGCAGTGGATTAAAAAATTTCCGCCGGAAAGCTTCCCCACTGCCCAGATCGACGACCGTTTGGTCTATGATTACGCCCGTTCAGCTATCGCCTCGCGATATGCCGAAGAAAAAAACGTTGCCAAAGCCGATGCCTTTGCCAATATGCTGGAGGTCGATTTCTGGAAAGGCAATGCTTACGCCGGACTGACGCAAGCCTTTTTAAAGAACGGCGATCTGGTACATGCGGAAATATACGCGAAGAAGGCGATGGACAGCGCCGGCTCCTACCTGGATGGCCAAAAAGGCGACAGCAATGCTGCCAAGTTTGCCGCTTCCGGTTACCCGGGACTCACGACCACCTATGCCAATATCCTGTTTGATGAAAAAAAATATAATGAGGCTTTGAAGTATTCGGAAATGGCCTATCAAAAATCAACGTCGCTTAATCCGCAGCTGAATTACCGTTATGCACAAATTCTGGAAAAATTGGGCCATAATCAGGAAGCGTATGATAAGCTGGAGCAAATTGTAAAAGCCGGCAAGGCAACACCGGAGATGGCCGCCCTTTTTAAAACCGTTTATGTAAAAGTAAAAGGCAGTGATGCCGGATTTAACGAATATGCGGCTGATCTGCACAAAAGCTTTATCGCCGGCCTGAAAACCCGGCTCACGAGAGAAATGCTGAACGAAAAAGCAGCCACCTTTACCTTAACCGACCTGAATGGTAAAGAAGTTTCGCTGCAGGACTATAAGGGCAAAATAGTCGTACTGGATTTCTGGGCGACCTGGTGCGGTCCTTGCAAGGCATCATTCCCGGCCATGCAGATGGCAGCCAATAAATACAAAAACGATCCGAATGTACAATTTCTATTTATTCATACCTGGGAACGCTCGGCTACTGCGAAGCAGGATGCCAGTGCCTACATCAAAAGTATGAATTACAAATTTGAGGTATTGATGGACCTGAAAGATCCTGCAACTAAGGAAAACAAAGTGGTGAGCAGTTACAAAGTGGTCGGTATACCGGCCAAGTTTGTGGTGGATGCCGAGGGTAACATCCGCTTCAAGCTGACCGGTTTCGACGGCAGCAATGAAGCCGCTGTAGAAGAACTGTCGATGATGATCGAAATGGCCCGGAAGAGCAAAGCCTGA